Proteins from a genomic interval of Rubinisphaera italica:
- the hemB gene encoding porphobilinogen synthase: MSSYPQTRLRRPRQQDWSRRLVCEQKLSVNDLIWPIFVCPGTNKREPIDSMPGVFRYSLDELAPAVKEAVELGIPAVALFPATPPDKKSSDGEEAYNPDNLMCSAIRVLKNLNLNLGIIADVALDPYTTHGQDGLVRDGYVVNDESVNVLCRQAVTQAEAGCDLIAPSDMMDGRIGAIRQALDAAGFENVLIMSYAAKYASAFYGPFRDAVGSAGSLGSGDKRTYQMDPANSDEAMREVAFDLEEGADFVMVKPGMPYLDIIRRIHDQFQVPTFAYQVSGEYAMMMGAIERGWLDRDKTMLESLIAFKRAGASGILTYFAVEAARLLQQQ; this comes from the coding sequence ATGAGCAGCTATCCACAAACTCGATTACGTCGTCCGCGTCAGCAGGACTGGTCACGGCGATTGGTCTGTGAACAGAAGTTGAGCGTGAACGATTTGATCTGGCCGATTTTCGTTTGCCCGGGAACTAATAAACGAGAACCAATCGATTCGATGCCCGGCGTGTTTCGCTACTCGCTCGATGAACTCGCACCTGCAGTCAAAGAAGCGGTCGAGTTGGGAATCCCTGCGGTCGCACTTTTTCCCGCAACGCCTCCCGATAAAAAGTCATCCGATGGTGAGGAAGCTTATAATCCCGACAACTTGATGTGCAGCGCGATTCGTGTGCTCAAGAATCTCAATCTGAATCTCGGCATCATCGCCGATGTCGCTCTCGATCCTTACACTACGCATGGACAGGATGGACTGGTTCGGGATGGATATGTCGTCAACGATGAATCGGTGAACGTATTATGCCGACAAGCCGTGACTCAAGCCGAAGCCGGTTGTGATCTCATTGCTCCATCGGACATGATGGATGGCCGCATCGGTGCAATTCGACAAGCACTGGATGCAGCTGGCTTTGAGAATGTGTTGATCATGTCCTATGCCGCGAAATATGCTTCCGCATTTTACGGCCCCTTTCGCGATGCGGTCGGCTCTGCTGGAAGTTTGGGATCGGGAGATAAGCGGACCTATCAGATGGACCCGGCCAATAGCGATGAAGCGATGCGCGAAGTCGCCTTTGATCTTGAGGAAGGAGCAGACTTCGTGATGGTCAAGCCGGGGATGCCCTATCTGGATATCATCCGACGCATTCACGATCAGTTCCAGGTTCCCACGTTTGCTTATCAGGTGAGTGGAGAGTATGCGATGATGATGGGAGCAATTGAACGAGGCTGGCTGGATCGGGATAAAACAATGCTCGAAAGCCTGATCGCATTCAAACGCGCAGGGGCTTCCGGCATTCTGACTTACTTCGCAGTCGAAGCCGCCCGCCTGCTGCAACAGCAATAA
- a CDS encoding [protein-PII] uridylyltransferase family protein, with the protein MDGLENGQERLLLPVTEEMSKREEVLKSLGFDDIPIAILRLSHICENDEQRKIFQPCFRNFLYSLSESANSDQSLLNFERYLQRYGDRTELFGFLAANPRAVEILVRLFVGSQFLTEILLRNPGYLEDLTNHKRLAEFKSRSEFYQEAVNYVQSAESYDQKLSKLRHFQHWELLRIGACDSFGLMDFKSVTLQLSLLADALVQLCLDVASEKDQIPSEDFVVLAFGKLGGEELNYSSDIDLIFIALKDASHYWSLGQSLIEAISKATADGFLYRVDMRLRPWGRSGALVCSEDAYLSYLEKNGMLWEKQALLKARPIAGNLDAGRQILKRIEPILFNNDSEEIRNNVLSMKSGIEKDLNKQGRHWGEVKGGKGSIRDIEFTVQYLQLIAGRENPQVRSINTLDGLVRLVEQQMIKVDEFRHLSDGYLFLRTIEHVLQLTHYKQIHHIPQQDRELAYLARKLDFPDPATFVSYFERHATAIRRIFDKYLKRPYAEVEIDEQEARPLLELVSEAQPDYVSTFTEDEIKQHAKILDDLPRNEYIQVSATRLSEFEWHVIVAGIDLVGQFSVTCGMLFAHGFDIQRGHVFTGLFPTRYSTGSDSRTKRKGRSRFITALDVRTSVGNPPDDIWLKYMVECRKISHLLHRGKIRDVQGILAKRVGQALSNQPRQDDLILPVELEIDNEVDPHSTVIDISGDDVPGFLYELMTSVALCGVQISRVIVDSTEERVQDRLYVRDLQGNKITDEAKLQQLRATIVLIKHFAHLVPSAPHPESALLHFQEMLDHLFSQPDWMDQLSSLEQPSVLDALVKVLGISDFLWEDFLRLQYANLFPVVTDIESLKITKDQKQLERELKQALVGKKTSAEQVEVLNSYKDRELVRSDMRHILEYNNTFGKFSEELTDIAEVIVRQAVKLIYQSLEKQYGQPSLSDGSTCRFCVAALGKGGGRELGFASDIELMFLFEEKGNTTGKNSIRNTEFFTKLVEEFRSIIRAKSDGIFEIDLRLRPYGKAGSLAVSLEAFTQYFGSEGAAWPYERQALVKLRPIAGDPAFSKVVVNLRDELVYTGEPFDVSAMRGIREKQVRQLVHPGTINAKLSPGCLVDCEYLVQGLQITYGKKHPELRTTNTREALRKLEALGLMSHEQRIILRDCYRFLRGLIDALRIVRGNASELTIPDMESEEFEYLARRMNYAGRSHELKEELQQVMQTIIEMTNLLETPADQ; encoded by the coding sequence ATGGATGGATTGGAAAACGGGCAGGAACGGCTGCTGTTACCCGTGACAGAGGAGATGTCGAAGCGTGAAGAAGTCTTGAAATCGCTCGGCTTTGATGACATTCCAATTGCTATTCTGCGTCTGTCACATATTTGTGAAAACGATGAGCAACGCAAAATCTTTCAACCCTGCTTCAGGAATTTTCTGTATTCGCTTTCGGAGTCTGCCAATTCCGATCAGTCCCTGTTGAATTTTGAACGCTATTTGCAGCGATACGGCGATCGCACCGAATTGTTTGGATTCCTGGCGGCCAACCCCCGTGCTGTCGAAATTCTAGTCCGACTGTTTGTCGGCAGTCAGTTTTTAACGGAAATTCTACTGAGGAACCCGGGCTACCTGGAAGATTTGACAAACCATAAGCGACTGGCCGAATTTAAAAGTCGCAGCGAGTTCTATCAGGAAGCGGTCAACTACGTTCAATCAGCAGAAAGTTATGATCAAAAACTATCGAAGCTTCGTCATTTTCAGCATTGGGAACTGTTGCGAATTGGCGCGTGCGACTCGTTTGGTTTGATGGATTTCAAAAGTGTGACGCTGCAACTTTCCTTGTTGGCTGATGCGCTGGTTCAATTATGTCTGGATGTCGCATCCGAAAAAGATCAGATTCCGTCTGAGGACTTCGTTGTCCTGGCCTTTGGAAAACTCGGGGGAGAAGAACTGAATTACAGTTCGGATATCGATCTGATTTTCATCGCACTCAAAGATGCCAGTCACTACTGGTCACTGGGGCAGTCACTGATTGAAGCAATCTCCAAGGCTACTGCTGACGGATTTCTTTATCGCGTCGACATGCGACTGCGCCCCTGGGGGCGCTCCGGAGCACTGGTTTGTTCTGAAGATGCCTATCTGAGCTATCTTGAGAAAAACGGGATGTTATGGGAAAAACAGGCGTTATTAAAAGCACGTCCCATCGCGGGAAATCTCGACGCCGGGCGGCAAATTCTGAAACGCATCGAGCCGATCCTCTTCAATAATGATTCCGAAGAAATTCGCAATAACGTCCTGAGTATGAAATCCGGAATCGAAAAGGATTTGAACAAACAGGGACGCCACTGGGGTGAAGTCAAAGGCGGGAAAGGGTCGATCCGCGATATCGAATTCACCGTGCAGTATCTGCAATTGATTGCAGGCCGTGAAAATCCGCAGGTCCGCAGCATCAATACGCTCGATGGTCTTGTCCGACTGGTCGAGCAGCAGATGATCAAAGTGGACGAGTTCCGTCATCTTTCGGATGGCTATCTCTTCTTACGCACAATTGAGCATGTTCTGCAGTTAACACATTACAAGCAGATTCATCACATTCCGCAACAGGATCGTGAACTGGCCTATCTGGCTCGGAAACTCGATTTTCCCGATCCGGCAACATTTGTGTCATACTTCGAGCGACACGCGACAGCCATTCGTCGCATCTTCGATAAATATCTGAAACGTCCGTATGCAGAAGTCGAAATCGACGAACAGGAAGCTCGGCCTTTGCTCGAACTGGTTTCAGAAGCACAGCCAGATTATGTCTCGACGTTTACGGAAGATGAAATCAAACAACATGCAAAAATCCTCGATGATCTCCCACGTAACGAATACATTCAGGTTTCAGCCACGCGTTTATCGGAATTTGAGTGGCATGTGATTGTGGCTGGGATCGATCTCGTCGGCCAATTCTCGGTCACTTGTGGAATGCTCTTCGCACATGGGTTTGACATTCAACGAGGGCATGTCTTCACAGGATTATTTCCAACTCGATATTCGACAGGATCTGATTCACGCACTAAACGCAAAGGTCGCAGTCGTTTTATTACTGCACTCGACGTCCGCACCTCCGTCGGAAATCCTCCCGATGACATCTGGCTCAAGTACATGGTGGAGTGTCGTAAGATCAGCCATCTCCTGCATCGTGGAAAAATCCGAGACGTTCAGGGGATATTGGCGAAACGTGTCGGGCAGGCGTTATCCAATCAACCTCGACAGGACGATTTAATATTACCCGTGGAACTGGAGATTGATAACGAAGTCGACCCACACAGCACGGTGATTGATATCTCAGGTGACGATGTCCCTGGTTTTCTGTACGAACTGATGACCAGCGTCGCGTTGTGCGGGGTGCAGATTTCGCGAGTGATTGTCGACTCGACTGAAGAACGCGTACAGGATCGACTATATGTCCGTGACCTGCAGGGAAACAAAATCACCGACGAAGCGAAACTGCAACAGTTGCGTGCGACAATTGTGTTGATCAAACACTTTGCTCACCTGGTCCCTTCAGCTCCGCATCCGGAGTCGGCACTCCTGCATTTTCAGGAAATGCTTGATCATCTTTTCAGCCAACCCGACTGGATGGACCAACTCTCGTCGCTCGAACAGCCTTCGGTGTTGGACGCCCTGGTCAAGGTACTGGGAATCAGCGACTTTCTCTGGGAAGACTTTTTACGACTGCAGTATGCGAATCTGTTTCCAGTGGTGACCGATATTGAAAGTTTAAAGATCACCAAAGACCAAAAGCAGTTGGAACGGGAATTGAAGCAAGCATTGGTGGGAAAGAAAACCTCAGCAGAACAGGTTGAAGTTCTCAATTCGTATAAAGATCGTGAACTTGTTCGCAGCGATATGCGACATATTCTCGAATACAATAATACGTTCGGGAAATTTTCCGAAGAATTGACCGATATTGCTGAGGTCATTGTGCGTCAAGCGGTCAAACTGATTTATCAATCTCTTGAAAAGCAGTACGGACAGCCCTCTTTGAGTGATGGTTCAACTTGTCGATTCTGCGTCGCCGCATTGGGCAAAGGGGGCGGACGGGAACTTGGTTTTGCATCCGACATCGAACTGATGTTTCTCTTTGAAGAAAAAGGCAACACAACTGGAAAGAATTCCATTCGGAATACCGAATTCTTTACGAAGCTCGTTGAAGAATTCCGCTCAATCATTCGCGCCAAAAGCGATGGGATTTTTGAAATTGATTTGAGATTGCGTCCATATGGAAAAGCAGGCAGTCTGGCCGTTTCGCTGGAAGCGTTCACTCAATATTTTGGAAGCGAAGGAGCAGCCTGGCCCTATGAACGTCAGGCTCTTGTCAAGTTGCGGCCTATTGCTGGAGATCCAGCATTTTCGAAGGTCGTTGTGAATTTGCGCGATGAACTCGTTTATACAGGCGAGCCATTCGATGTCAGTGCGATGCGGGGGATTCGGGAAAAACAGGTTCGCCAGCTGGTGCATCCGGGAACGATCAATGCCAAACTGAGCCCAGGCTGTCTGGTCGATTGTGAGTATCTCGTCCAGGGATTGCAGATTACCTACGGCAAAAAACATCCTGAACTCAGAACAACCAACACACGCGAAGCGTTAAGAAAACTGGAAGCACTCGGTTTAATGTCTCATGAGCAGAGAATCATTCTGCGAGATTGTTACCGCTTTCTCCGTGGCTTGATCGATGCCCTGAGAATTGTCCGGGGGAATGCAAGTGAACTGACCATCCCTGATATGGAATCTGAAGAATTCGAATATCTCGCCCGTCGCATGAACTACGCCGGACGCAGCCACGAATTAAAAGAAGAACTTCAGCAGGTGATGCAGACCATCATTGAAATGACAAATCTGCTGGAAACCCCTGCAGATCAATAA
- a CDS encoding protein-L-isoaspartate(D-aspartate) O-methyltransferase: MDQIQQLIEILGRQGIHDERVLLAIQNVPRELFLPENLKSHAYENRALPIDCDQTISQPYIVALMTQALQLQPTDRVLEIGTGSGYQTAILSQLCRTVYTVERWEELGQIAQKRFRQLQLSNIETAFGDGTLGWPEHAPYDAIIVTAATPSIPAAYFQQLSSGGRLVIPVGGSDIQELTLAIRGEVDWTCSTLCGCRFVKLIGEQGWQET, encoded by the coding sequence ATGGATCAAATACAGCAACTCATCGAGATATTGGGAAGGCAAGGTATTCATGACGAACGTGTCTTACTGGCGATACAGAATGTTCCTCGGGAATTGTTTCTGCCGGAGAATCTAAAATCTCATGCCTATGAAAATCGTGCTTTACCGATCGATTGCGATCAGACCATCAGCCAGCCTTATATCGTCGCATTGATGACACAAGCCCTGCAATTACAACCAACAGATCGTGTGCTTGAAATCGGGACCGGGAGTGGATATCAGACTGCGATTCTTTCCCAATTGTGTCGCACGGTTTATACCGTCGAACGCTGGGAGGAGCTTGGCCAGATCGCTCAGAAACGATTTCGTCAACTGCAGTTGAGTAATATTGAAACCGCATTTGGTGATGGCACCCTCGGCTGGCCTGAACATGCCCCCTATGATGCCATCATCGTGACCGCTGCAACACCTTCGATTCCTGCTGCATACTTCCAGCAGCTCTCTTCTGGAGGAAGACTCGTTATCCCTGTGGGTGGAAGTGATATTCAGGAACTGACTCTGGCAATTCGTGGTGAAGTGGATTGGACTTGCTCGACTCTCTGTGGATGTCGTTTCGTGAAATTGATAGGCGAACAAGGCTGGCAAGAAACTTGA
- a CDS encoding DUF885 domain-containing protein, whose amino-acid sequence MVTKIAGLKLFIGLLLSLCLLPQIAQADATEDFHLLLDDHWEWNLKTNPLEATYLGDKRYNDRWPDLSLEALEKNNEQLKAYLKQLKAIDPSQLEGEDVISYKLFERQLSMEIEGFPFGWHFVPLNQRGGLQTENEQVEQLPFETVKDYENWLARMESFDVYADQTTALMQAGVDRGIVHSKVIMNRLPAQIRRQIVDEPEKSLFWKAFQTFPKDFTQEDREQLQARARKAIQTVIVPTFEEFEKFFLETYYPACFDEVGFKQIPNGQEFYAYRARLYTTTDLTPQEIHDIGLSEVRRIRQEMEAIMKEVEFEGSFGEFLEYLRTDPKFYYEDPNELFQAVEAVCKRIDPQLVKLFKTLPRMPYGVRPIPESIAPDTTAAYYMGPAADGTRAGNYYFNTYKPDQRPIYTIEALSLHEAVPGHHLQIALAMELDDIPAFRRLGGYTAFIEGWGLYSESLGSDLGLYQDPYSRFGQLTYEMWRAIRLVVDTGMHSLDWTRDDAIQLFVENTAKSRLDIENEVDRYIAWPGQALAYKIGELKIQELRKRAETQLGDNFDIRDFHEAVLSHGAVTLDVLEGQIENYIASKNK is encoded by the coding sequence ATGGTTACAAAAATCGCTGGTTTGAAACTCTTTATCGGTCTCCTGTTGAGTTTATGTCTCCTGCCTCAAATCGCCCAGGCTGATGCCACTGAGGACTTTCATCTGTTGCTCGATGATCACTGGGAATGGAATCTGAAAACCAATCCGCTCGAAGCGACTTATCTGGGAGACAAGCGTTACAACGACCGCTGGCCCGATTTGAGTCTCGAAGCTCTCGAAAAAAACAACGAGCAGTTAAAAGCCTACCTGAAACAACTTAAAGCGATCGACCCTTCTCAACTCGAAGGGGAAGACGTCATCAGCTATAAGCTATTTGAACGTCAACTGAGCATGGAAATCGAAGGTTTCCCATTCGGCTGGCATTTTGTGCCGTTGAATCAGCGGGGTGGTTTGCAGACAGAAAACGAGCAGGTCGAGCAACTTCCGTTTGAAACCGTCAAGGATTATGAAAACTGGCTGGCCCGCATGGAGTCGTTTGATGTGTATGCCGACCAGACGACCGCGCTCATGCAGGCAGGTGTCGATCGAGGCATTGTGCATTCGAAAGTCATTATGAATCGGCTACCGGCTCAAATCCGTCGACAGATTGTCGATGAGCCTGAAAAAAGTCTCTTCTGGAAAGCGTTTCAGACATTTCCCAAAGACTTCACTCAGGAAGATCGCGAGCAACTTCAGGCACGCGCACGCAAGGCAATCCAAACGGTCATCGTTCCCACCTTCGAGGAATTTGAAAAGTTCTTTCTCGAAACTTATTACCCGGCCTGCTTCGATGAAGTCGGGTTCAAGCAAATCCCAAACGGGCAGGAATTTTACGCGTATCGAGCTCGTCTTTATACAACGACGGATTTGACACCTCAGGAAATCCACGACATTGGATTATCTGAAGTCCGTCGAATTCGACAGGAGATGGAAGCGATCATGAAAGAAGTTGAGTTTGAAGGTTCGTTCGGAGAGTTCCTGGAATACCTCCGGACCGATCCCAAATTTTACTATGAAGATCCCAACGAACTGTTTCAGGCTGTCGAAGCGGTTTGTAAACGGATTGATCCGCAATTGGTCAAGTTGTTTAAGACGCTTCCCCGCATGCCCTACGGCGTCCGTCCAATTCCAGAATCGATCGCTCCCGATACCACAGCCGCCTATTATATGGGGCCAGCTGCCGATGGCACGCGAGCCGGCAATTACTATTTCAATACGTATAAGCCCGATCAGAGGCCTATTTACACCATCGAAGCACTTTCACTCCATGAAGCGGTGCCGGGGCATCATCTACAAATCGCTCTGGCTATGGAACTGGATGACATTCCCGCGTTCCGTCGGCTCGGTGGTTATACCGCTTTCATCGAAGGTTGGGGACTTTACAGTGAAAGTCTGGGGAGTGATTTAGGGCTTTATCAGGATCCCTACTCTCGCTTTGGTCAGTTGACATACGAAATGTGGCGAGCCATTCGTCTTGTCGTCGATACCGGTATGCATTCTCTCGACTGGACCCGAGACGATGCGATTCAACTCTTCGTCGAGAACACCGCCAAATCCCGACTCGATATCGAAAACGAAGTCGACCGCTACATCGCCTGGCCCGGTCAGGCCCTCGCTTATAAAATCGGAGAACTGAAAATCCAGGAACTCCGCAAACGAGCAGAAACACAACTGGGAGACAATTTCGATATTCGCGATTTCCACGAAGCGGTTCTGAGCCATGGAGCCGTCACTCTGGATGTACTCGAAGGTCAGATTGAAAATTATATTGCGAGCAAAAATAAGTAG
- a CDS encoding IS3 family transposase (programmed frameshift), with amino-acid sequence MSGSSQAGKRTRRRYSEEFKRDAVGLVTEQHYPLAEAARRLDIHVSVLRNWKEKFMSGKESKSNEKLFESEREELRQLREENRKLRMDREILKKAGSLFREGKSVRFTFIDDHEEDFEVARMCEIFEVSRSGYYTWKNRPMSIRQENQQELTQAMKEIHQETREVYGSPRMHRELLERGYEVSENTVAKLMNQAGIQAKTRKKFKNTTDSNHSRPVAENHLDRQFDAVTKSNEVWLSDITCIWTEEGWLYLAAVLDMYTRKVVGWSMAERMTSDLVVNALRMAVDQEAVSNADLKELTLHSDRGSQYASEDYQQVLTSMGITCSMSRKGNCWDNAPMESFFATLKKELVHHERYKKRSEARSSLFEYIEVFYNRVRKHSALGYLSPAQFVQVT; translated from the exons ATGTCGGGATCATCACAGGCTGGAAAACGGACGCGGCGGCGTTATTCTGAAGAGTTTAAGCGGGATGCCGTGGGACTGGTGACCGAGCAGCATTATCCGCTGGCCGAGGCGGCTCGACGCCTGGATATTCATGTCAGTGTTTTACGCAACTGGAAAGAGAAGTTCATGAGCGGCAAAGAATCGAAGTCCAACGAGAAGTTGTTTGAATCCGAACGTGAAGAGTTGCGACAGCTGCGCGAGGAGAATCGTAAGCTGAGAATGGATCGAGAGATTTTAAAAAAAGCAG GCAGCCTTTTTCGCGAAGGAAAATCAGTGAGATTTACCTTTATTGATGACCATGAAGAAGACTTTGAAGTAGCTCGGATGTGTGAAATCTTCGAGGTTTCCCGGAGTGGATATTACACCTGGAAGAATCGTCCGATGAGTATACGCCAGGAGAATCAACAGGAGTTGACACAGGCCATGAAGGAGATTCATCAGGAGACACGAGAAGTGTATGGCTCTCCTCGGATGCATAGAGAATTGCTGGAACGCGGCTATGAGGTCTCAGAGAATACGGTGGCCAAATTGATGAATCAGGCTGGAATTCAGGCAAAAACCAGGAAGAAGTTCAAAAACACCACGGACTCGAATCATTCCCGGCCCGTGGCTGAGAACCATCTGGATCGTCAGTTTGATGCCGTGACAAAAAGCAATGAAGTTTGGCTGAGTGACATCACCTGCATCTGGACTGAGGAGGGCTGGTTGTACCTGGCAGCAGTGCTGGATATGTATACGCGCAAAGTTGTAGGCTGGTCGATGGCCGAACGCATGACCTCAGACCTGGTGGTCAATGCCTTGAGGATGGCAGTGGATCAGGAGGCCGTGTCGAATGCAGACCTCAAAGAATTAACGCTTCACTCAGACCGCGGGAGTCAGTACGCTAGCGAGGATTATCAACAGGTGTTGACCTCGATGGGAATCACCTGTTCGATGAGCCGGAAAGGGAACTGTTGGGACAACGCTCCCATGGAGTCATTTTTTGCGACGTTGAAGAAAGAGCTCGTTCATCATGAGCGATACAAGAAGCGTTCAGAGGCTCGATCGAGCCTGTTTGAATACATCGAAGTGTTTTATAATCGAGTACGGAAACATTCTGCACTGGGCTATCTGAGCCCTGCGCAGTTTGTACAAGTGACTTAA
- a CDS encoding DUF6159 family protein: protein MFQRISNGWSLAKQSWRVLMLDKELLVFPIVSGFCCLLVLASFIVPLFATGYVDVVLNDGQISPEESQNPIAYIILFAFYFVNYFVIVFFNSALVACAIIRFKGGDPTVADGFRASMNRLPQIAGWALLSATVGVILKVIESRSEKVGQIVAGLLGAAWSVTTYFVVPILVVEKAGPIDAFKRSVSVLKKTWGESLSANFGIGFISFLATIACFVPIGFGIFLAFNEQFVLAGALVACGIFSLILVSLITATLNSIIIAALYLFASEGEVPTAFDNQLLKQAFVNH from the coding sequence ATGTTTCAACGAATCTCGAACGGCTGGAGTCTGGCGAAGCAAAGCTGGCGGGTGTTGATGCTCGATAAAGAGCTGCTGGTCTTCCCCATCGTCAGTGGGTTTTGCTGTCTGCTTGTGCTCGCAAGTTTTATCGTACCGCTGTTTGCTACGGGATATGTCGATGTCGTGTTGAACGATGGTCAGATCTCTCCAGAGGAATCTCAGAATCCGATTGCCTATATCATTCTGTTCGCATTCTACTTTGTAAATTACTTTGTGATTGTATTTTTCAATTCGGCTCTAGTTGCTTGTGCGATCATACGTTTCAAGGGAGGCGACCCGACTGTCGCCGATGGCTTTCGCGCTTCGATGAATCGATTGCCACAAATCGCAGGCTGGGCATTATTAAGTGCAACGGTCGGTGTGATCCTCAAGGTGATTGAATCACGCTCAGAAAAAGTCGGGCAAATTGTTGCGGGCTTGCTTGGAGCGGCCTGGTCTGTCACGACATACTTTGTGGTTCCTATTCTGGTTGTGGAAAAAGCGGGGCCGATTGATGCCTTCAAACGTTCGGTTTCTGTATTGAAAAAAACCTGGGGAGAATCGCTCTCTGCAAATTTCGGAATTGGATTTATTTCCTTTCTGGCAACCATCGCCTGCTTCGTTCCGATTGGTTTTGGAATTTTCCTGGCATTCAATGAGCAATTCGTACTGGCTGGAGCCCTGGTCGCCTGTGGTATTTTCAGTTTGATCCTGGTCTCACTGATCACCGCTACGTTGAACAGTATTATTATCGCAGCCTTATATCTGTTTGCGTCAGAGGGTGAAGTACCAACAGCATTCGATAATCAACTGCTCAAACAGGCATTTGTCAATCATTGA
- a CDS encoding putative metallopeptidase, with amino-acid sequence MTSRSGFDFTDAMTRLCQDVCHRLEVFQHIAMEQVAVTFAQARTPGIYGVQAKLTPLRFENGSLTTKKRGRTWSVQRVYLGRHEMLYLLTFYLPRFQDNTFREKMITVLHELYHISPKFDGDIRRFGGRYHAHSSSQKEYDRLMDRYVDEYLQMAPPSQLMNFLQVDFQKLRQHHGKIIGRRMPIPKLIPLPQGKASA; translated from the coding sequence ATGACCAGTCGATCGGGATTCGACTTTACCGATGCAATGACACGCCTGTGCCAGGATGTCTGCCATCGTCTGGAAGTCTTTCAACATATTGCGATGGAACAGGTCGCGGTCACATTTGCTCAAGCCCGCACGCCGGGCATCTATGGCGTTCAAGCCAAGCTCACGCCGTTACGTTTTGAGAACGGCTCTTTAACGACCAAAAAACGGGGCAGAACCTGGTCGGTCCAGCGGGTTTATCTGGGTCGGCATGAAATGCTGTATCTGCTCACGTTCTATCTCCCGCGATTTCAGGACAATACCTTTCGCGAGAAGATGATTACAGTTCTGCACGAACTGTATCACATCAGCCCGAAGTTCGATGGAGACATCCGTCGATTTGGCGGACGATATCATGCTCACTCATCGAGCCAGAAAGAATACGATCGCCTGATGGATCGATATGTGGACGAGTATCTGCAGATGGCTCCGCCGTCACAACTCATGAATTTTCTACAGGTCGACTTCCAAAAACTGCGACAACACCACGGAAAAATCATCGGTCGACGCATGCCGATCCCTAAGCTCATTCCATTGCCTCAAGGCAAAGCTTCTGCGTGA